A stretch of the Flavobacterium aquiphilum genome encodes the following:
- a CDS encoding PaaI family thioesterase, translating to MTIDKDKILEYCKQFSKNTLMETLNIEFIDAGEGFLVAKMPVNPSVHQPMGLLHGGASVALAESVGSAASHFFINDKKQEVRGIEISANHLKSIREGFVFGTARIIHKGRSLHLWEIKITDEEGNLISLCKLTNMVLDRNKS from the coding sequence ATGACAATAGACAAAGATAAAATACTCGAATATTGCAAACAGTTTTCCAAAAACACGTTGATGGAAACTTTGAATATCGAATTTATAGATGCAGGAGAAGGCTTTCTTGTTGCCAAAATGCCCGTTAATCCATCAGTGCATCAGCCAATGGGATTGTTGCATGGCGGAGCTTCGGTGGCGTTGGCGGAAAGTGTAGGGAGTGCCGCTTCGCATTTTTTTATTAATGACAAAAAACAAGAAGTAAGGGGCATCGAAATTTCAGCGAATCACTTAAAAAGCATTCGCGAAGGCTTTGTTTTTGGTACTGCCCGAATTATCCATAAAGGTAGAAGTTTGCATCTTTGGGAAATTAAAATTACCGATGAAGAAGGGAATTTGATTTCGCTTTGCAAATTGACGAATATGGTTTTAGATAGAAATAAAAGTTAA